From a region of the Vagococcus coleopterorum genome:
- a CDS encoding MucBP domain-containing protein, with product MKIKLLSKVLVLACFLGVGTLTFAKFYNGESGSRAAPSSYDWEKFNKKDGLDLSSYKEVNVNTPVKLEGDFWGPQDRNYYLFFGKTTMKSFFLKDKGDFETKGVMYAPLGNKKKLPLLGGNIIGVSKSGKSKIAVFNYTYDQGQTPNGGLTASYDIGELLKENGPVAASNKLGGSGTATEQDTYIVKQYVKKNDIVAYGWAERTDKSWMPIRIHYYYNENNNNKISMDLSFGNESKKDKYFVNTYSSHMDVGGAHKASKMYSNGEDGIYFNQKKTPVDKLDAQVLFYMGKKNYGDKNGPTMRKLGNLGSRVNGIGHWDGIHNAMRALYGKALSVEEPLANWDKTDQKGYNYPLNHPVFVLGWDPIFVKQGEIGEMTLDILVKEQFYERKLQVDYIDTKGRTLAPSKNLVLNDTDYYDEKPLDLGNPDYHYFRVAENSDPVSGKMDGDKHVIFVYAKEIGEVEVHYEDVNGKKIADDLIVEDEVGEPYHVKPIEIDGFEYIKTVGNPSGVMSRTVQEVTFVYRSNTYFMHLRQVILSADNTISLPNSGRLVAWNTKDQSTSDVASKTNLSINSGVGDVSYSDVEVTKKTGYNFLLTKPTVPSLYQYVGSVVTKSNVPHDPASKNPDIPTLLLTDGTEYWVTLYLEPTSNTSVYLNVVNDRLNVYYSNVSEFTVYIDGKKYKKYKVANTATVESQEIDVPIDDMRNKISVKYKTPDGKTAISYWSDRWDFVEDDA from the coding sequence ATGAAAATAAAACTATTATCTAAAGTACTTGTTCTAGCGTGTTTTTTAGGTGTAGGAACGCTAACTTTTGCCAAATTTTATAATGGGGAATCTGGTAGCAGAGCGGCCCCTAGTAGTTATGATTGGGAAAAGTTTAATAAAAAAGATGGGCTAGATCTGAGTAGTTATAAAGAAGTTAATGTAAATACACCTGTGAAGTTAGAAGGAGATTTTTGGGGTCCGCAAGATCGGAATTATTATTTGTTTTTTGGGAAAACGACTATGAAGAGTTTTTTTTTGAAAGACAAAGGTGATTTTGAAACAAAAGGAGTTATGTATGCACCTCTAGGTAATAAAAAAAAATTACCTTTACTAGGTGGAAATATTATCGGTGTTTCTAAGAGTGGTAAAAGTAAAATAGCGGTTTTTAATTATACTTATGATCAAGGGCAAACGCCAAATGGTGGTCTGACGGCATCCTATGATATCGGAGAATTGTTAAAAGAGAACGGACCAGTTGCGGCTTCAAATAAACTCGGGGGGTCTGGAACAGCGACCGAACAAGATACGTATATTGTGAAACAGTATGTGAAAAAGAATGATATAGTTGCGTATGGTTGGGCAGAACGAACGGATAAATCTTGGATGCCAATTCGGATTCATTATTATTATAATGAAAATAATAATAATAAAATTTCTATGGATTTATCATTTGGAAATGAAAGTAAAAAGGATAAATATTTTGTGAATACTTATTCTTCTCATATGGATGTTGGTGGGGCACACAAAGCTAGTAAAATGTATTCTAATGGGGAAGATGGTATTTATTTCAACCAAAAGAAAACACCGGTAGATAAGTTAGATGCTCAGGTTTTATTTTATATGGGGAAAAAAAATTATGGTGATAAGAACGGTCCCACGATGAGAAAGCTTGGTAATCTGGGAAGTAGAGTGAATGGGATTGGCCATTGGGACGGGATACATAACGCTATGAGGGCATTGTATGGGAAAGCGCTATCCGTTGAAGAGCCACTTGCTAACTGGGATAAAACGGATCAAAAAGGGTATAATTACCCGTTAAATCACCCAGTTTTCGTTTTAGGATGGGATCCAATTTTTGTCAAACAAGGTGAGATTGGTGAAATGACCTTAGATATTCTTGTAAAGGAACAGTTTTATGAGCGTAAGTTACAAGTGGATTATATCGATACAAAAGGGCGTACGTTAGCTCCAAGTAAGAACCTCGTTTTAAATGATACTGATTACTATGATGAAAAGCCGCTAGATTTGGGAAATCCTGATTATCATTATTTTAGGGTAGCTGAAAATTCTGATCCGGTTTCTGGTAAAATGGATGGTGATAAACATGTTATTTTTGTTTATGCTAAAGAGATTGGAGAAGTAGAGGTTCACTATGAAGACGTAAATGGTAAGAAAATTGCTGACGATTTGATAGTTGAAGATGAAGTTGGGGAACCATATCATGTGAAGCCAATTGAAATTGATGGTTTTGAGTATATTAAAACGGTTGGGAATCCTAGTGGGGTGATGAGTCGGACAGTTCAAGAGGTGACTTTTGTTTATCGATCAAACACCTATTTTATGCACTTGCGACAAGTGATTTTATCTGCAGATAATACTATTTCGTTACCGAATAGCGGAAGGTTAGTTGCGTGGAATACTAAAGATCAAAGTACTTCTGATGTAGCAAGTAAAACAAATCTAAGCATTAATTCAGGGGTGGGTGATGTGTCCTATTCTGACGTGGAAGTAACCAAGAAAACAGGTTATAATTTCTTGCTAACAAAACCTACGGTACCAAGCTTGTATCAATACGTCGGATCAGTAGTTACTAAAAGTAATGTCCCACATGACCCGGCAAGTAAAAATCCAGATATTCCAACACTGTTGTTAACTGATGGCACAGAGTATTGGGTCACGCTTTATTTAGAACCGACAAGTAATACTAGTGTGTACTTAAACGTTGTAAATGACCGTTTAAATGTTTATTATTCAAATGTTTCAGAGTTTACTGTGTATATAGATGGAAAGAAATATAAGAAATATAAAGTTGCTAATACAGCGACAGTAGAATCTCAAGAAATAGATGTTCCAATAGATGATATGCGTAATAAAATATCAGTAAAATACAAAACACCAGATGGTAAAACA
- the pilM gene encoding type IV pilus biogenesis protein PilM yields the protein MFGKKSEVIGIDIQKNVIRYCMYKKGYWLYGEKLGKGSFFKENGLKNKEELSDLLDEIFSEVKVKNPQLVIATLNSKLLIRQIPLQDMTSEEEIREFLFFELGQSISLPFEDPIFDLLVLERPKVAKSKRVKKRKLGLSKADGLRDDVKVKTMKRNRFAVNGKVPIIITSEPLLIELGDTFQKVGGNLVGVDFSALAYTQIFKKRINWGQTFVLVEIDSGEATITIFEKMAPVYVQNEAYNRGNWRYREEKGQVIPEYRSEGIALKKLGETLKNLIAYFENDISVGSTVERIYLVGGHPRLKTDVLEIMEMTNVIPTSVLEEPSVAEDLNIVPYRFLLAASLALKEVH from the coding sequence ATGTTTGGTAAGAAAAGCGAAGTCATAGGAATTGATATCCAGAAAAATGTCATTAGGTACTGTATGTACAAAAAGGGGTATTGGCTGTATGGTGAAAAATTAGGGAAAGGTAGTTTTTTTAAGGAAAATGGCTTAAAAAATAAAGAAGAATTAAGCGATCTATTAGATGAAATATTTAGTGAAGTTAAGGTTAAAAACCCACAATTAGTAATCGCAACGTTAAATTCAAAATTATTAATTCGACAAATTCCATTGCAAGATATGACGTCAGAAGAAGAAATCAGAGAGTTCTTATTTTTTGAATTAGGACAATCAATTTCTTTACCTTTCGAGGATCCAATCTTTGATTTGTTGGTATTAGAAAGACCTAAAGTAGCAAAATCAAAGAGGGTGAAAAAAAGGAAATTGGGGTTATCTAAAGCGGATGGTCTTAGAGATGACGTAAAGGTAAAGACTATGAAACGGAATCGTTTTGCAGTAAATGGCAAGGTGCCCATTATTATCACATCCGAACCGTTATTAATTGAGTTAGGAGATACCTTTCAAAAAGTTGGAGGTAATCTAGTGGGAGTTGATTTTAGCGCGTTAGCCTATACTCAAATTTTTAAAAAACGAATTAACTGGGGTCAAACTTTTGTTTTAGTAGAAATTGATTCTGGTGAAGCGACAATTACGATTTTTGAAAAGATGGCGCCAGTCTATGTCCAAAATGAAGCTTATAACCGAGGGAATTGGCGCTACAGAGAAGAGAAAGGTCAAGTTATACCAGAATATCGAAGTGAAGGAATCGCTTTGAAAAAACTTGGGGAAACATTAAAGAATCTTATAGCGTATTTTGAGAACGATATTTCGGTAGGAAGTACGGTGGAACGGATTTATCTAGTAGGAGGACACCCACGATTGAAGACGGATGTCTTAGAAATTATGGAAATGACAAATGTCATTCCAACTAGTGTTTTAGAAGAGCCGTCGGTTGCAGAAGATTTGAATATAGTGCCTTACCGTTTCTTGCTAGCAGCTAGCTTAGCCTTAAAGGAGGTGCACTAG
- a CDS encoding prepilin peptidase — translation MNVVQNNISLIFIFSYIFILGMCLGSFFMVVGYRIPKKETLMGKSHCEKCDQELSLWHVFPVVSYLFLKGKCHKCTSEIGVFNPILEVLIGVLFVSSAFFLKLTPETLVSFTLICLLFTVSISDAYYRIIPNKVLLSFFIMAIVERAIIPQNDFWWYPLAGFIAGFLPLFLLGLSKEDSIGGGDIKLFAVVGIFIGPIGVLISLFVSSVIAIIGYIIIFIFKGKKQKTIPFGPSIAIGSYLVYLFTSGQIATLIQLFN, via the coding sequence ATGAATGTCGTTCAAAATAATATTAGCCTAATATTTATATTTAGCTATATTTTTATATTAGGAATGTGTCTAGGGTCATTTTTCATGGTCGTGGGATATCGAATTCCAAAAAAAGAAACGTTAATGGGGAAATCTCATTGCGAAAAATGTGACCAAGAACTTAGTTTATGGCATGTTTTTCCAGTGGTATCTTATCTGTTTCTAAAAGGGAAATGCCATAAATGCACTTCTGAGATTGGGGTATTTAACCCCATCTTAGAAGTTCTTATTGGTGTTTTATTTGTAAGTAGTGCTTTTTTCTTAAAACTAACACCTGAAACATTAGTGAGTTTTACACTCATTTGTTTGTTATTTACAGTCAGCATTTCAGATGCTTACTACCGGATTATTCCAAATAAAGTGTTACTTTCTTTTTTTATTATGGCAATCGTCGAACGAGCAATCATTCCACAAAATGATTTTTGGTGGTATCCATTAGCAGGCTTTATCGCAGGCTTTTTACCATTATTTTTATTAGGGTTGTCAAAAGAAGATTCAATTGGAGGCGGAGATATTAAATTATTCGCTGTTGTTGGGATTTTTATTGGTCCAATAGGTGTGTTGATTTCTTTATTTGTATCATCAGTCATTGCAATTATTGGTTATATTATTATATTTATTTTTAAAGGGAAGAAACAAAAAACAATTCCTTTTGGACCTTCAATAGCAATAGGTTCATATTTGGTTTATTTGTTTACATCAGGACAAATAGCAACGCTGATACAGTTGTTTAATTAA
- a CDS encoding type II secretion system protein has product MTNVLVLKEENKMSRLLKDERGMTLVELLATVVILAIIAAIGVTAIGQVIQNSKEDAGVANVQQAMNAGKLYQSTNSTNDMKSFALKDVIDGGYLEVPTTTWNKPEAVLFEIDGDGVVKITVPEKSLKAGSKDSKALTKYSNDQILSLDRKILFGTKTTP; this is encoded by the coding sequence ATGACAAACGTTTTAGTATTAAAGGAAGAAAATAAAATGAGTCGATTATTAAAAGACGAACGTGGGATGACTTTAGTTGAGTTGTTAGCAACAGTAGTTATCTTAGCAATCATTGCGGCGATTGGTGTAACTGCCATTGGTCAAGTAATTCAAAATTCAAAAGAAGATGCTGGTGTTGCAAATGTTCAACAAGCGATGAATGCTGGTAAGTTATACCAATCTACAAATTCTACAAATGATATGAAAAGTTTTGCCTTAAAAGATGTTATTGATGGTGGGTATTTAGAAGTGCCAACGACTACATGGAACAAACCAGAGGCTGTTCTCTTTGAGATTGATGGTGATGGTGTTGTGAAAATTACAGTTCCAGAAAAATCATTAAAAGCAGGTAGTAAGGACAGTAAGGCTCTAACTAAGTATTCAAATGATCAAATCTTATCCTTAGATAGAAAAATACTATTTGGTACTAAAACTACACCATAG
- a CDS encoding pilus assembly FimT family protein gives MIVEENESCSIKKLIADETGLTLMELLGTLVVLTIIAGIGVTTIGKVIQHNKEDVGISNVQQAMNAALIFQTITKVRDTDKNQSSFTLKEVIEAGYLEVPITTWERPDKVYFIWRKNGSLLMTDEVGKQLKAGMKRSLPFEKLSTNQIYKLSREQLWGP, from the coding sequence GTGATTGTTGAGGAAAATGAAAGTTGTAGTATCAAAAAGCTAATTGCTGATGAAACAGGTCTTACATTGATGGAGTTACTGGGAACACTAGTCGTATTAACAATTATTGCAGGAATAGGTGTGACGACCATTGGTAAAGTTATTCAACATAATAAGGAAGATGTCGGAATTTCAAATGTTCAACAAGCGATGAATGCGGCTTTAATTTTTCAAACAATTACAAAAGTTCGTGACACGGATAAGAATCAATCAAGCTTCACTCTTAAAGAAGTCATAGAAGCAGGGTATTTAGAAGTTCCGATAACTACGTGGGAACGGCCTGACAAAGTCTATTTTATTTGGCGTAAAAACGGAAGTTTATTGATGACCGACGAGGTAGGCAAACAGTTAAAGGCTGGCATGAAAAGAAGTTTGCCATTTGAAAAGCTATCCACGAATCAGATTTATAAACTGAGTCGCGAACAGCTTTGGGGACCTTAG
- a CDS encoding type II secretion system F family protein, whose protein sequence is MALYTYEGLKPTGEIVKGNVRGNSLAEARQKVRDSKIRIRTIIEQEETLVNKEIKLFNKVSMKIVSPYLRQMSTLINAGITVLDASIMLEKQVKHKLFHQILEEIRKDLENGETLSACYRKHPNAFPPLLVSVISVAEVSGSLESSLAQLSNYFEKSQENKSNMITAMIYPFMMFIAAIGVAVFLMVKIVPMFVALFESFDAELPAITKITMAMSDFLTTKGIYIAILIAVAIMGFTLAKKEPKFVLKLDTLKLRLPVFGDFIAKSNFAMLMTTLSTLLSSSVPMGNALKMSKDAVSNTCIRELITQCEMEVENGGKLSHVFTDNPVVPLTLSQMVEIGERTGSLDDMLYRLSIIFEKEVDENSKRIKTILEPIVMVVIACIVGFIVAAIMLPMFAMYTTIQG, encoded by the coding sequence ATGGCTTTATATACGTATGAAGGATTGAAACCAACAGGAGAGATAGTAAAAGGTAATGTTCGAGGGAATTCCTTGGCGGAAGCACGCCAAAAAGTTCGTGACAGTAAAATTAGAATTCGAACAATTATAGAACAAGAAGAAACACTAGTTAACAAAGAGATAAAGTTATTTAACAAAGTTAGCATGAAAATCGTTTCGCCCTATTTACGACAAATGTCTACTTTAATCAATGCAGGGATTACGGTTTTAGATGCTTCTATTATGTTGGAAAAACAAGTTAAACATAAATTATTTCATCAAATATTAGAAGAAATAAGAAAAGATTTAGAAAATGGAGAAACTTTATCGGCTTGTTATCGGAAACACCCAAATGCTTTTCCGCCTCTATTGGTCAGTGTTATTTCTGTAGCGGAGGTTTCAGGATCACTCGAGAGTAGTTTGGCACAATTATCTAATTACTTCGAAAAAAGTCAAGAAAACAAAAGTAATATGATCACCGCAATGATCTACCCGTTCATGATGTTTATTGCTGCGATAGGTGTAGCAGTATTCTTAATGGTGAAAATCGTTCCGATGTTTGTGGCATTATTTGAAAGTTTTGATGCGGAGTTACCAGCAATCACAAAAATTACAATGGCTATGAGTGACTTTTTAACAACTAAAGGTATTTATATTGCCATTCTAATTGCTGTTGCCATTATGGGCTTTACTTTAGCTAAAAAAGAGCCGAAATTTGTTTTGAAATTGGATACATTGAAATTACGGCTACCAGTATTTGGTGATTTTATTGCCAAAAGCAATTTTGCTATGTTGATGACGACTTTATCAACCTTACTTTCCAGTTCGGTTCCTATGGGGAATGCTTTAAAAATGTCGAAAGATGCAGTAAGTAATACTTGTATTCGTGAGCTTATTACTCAGTGTGAAATGGAAGTTGAAAATGGGGGTAAGTTAAGCCATGTATTCACAGATAATCCCGTTGTGCCACTAACGTTATCACAAATGGTAGAAATTGGAGAACGAACGGGTTCGTTAGATGACATGCTGTATCGATTGAGTATCATTTTTGAAAAAGAAGTCGATGAAAATAGTAAACGTATTAAAACTATTTTAGAACCAATTGTTATGGTTGTCATTGCTTGTATCGTTGGTTTTATTGTGGCAGCAATCATGTTGCCAATGTTTGCAATGTATACAACGATTCAAGGGTAG
- a CDS encoding type IV pilus twitching motility protein PilT — translation MDRKDSYLESEFDLELESSLDLNFNNLYEIADEINGNLQGKSIAETVIKQIEDPKATLDEWLALTVSKEVSDLHLVEGIEPIFRLNGELVPIQGTPVLYSEMITKMARLVCNDEQWATFLADGEIDLAYELKGAARFRINIFRQKDTTSIAFRRIPIKIPNLTSLGMPDILKDLIHKSQGLFLVTGPTGSGKSTTLAAMLDYLNDTKNTHILTLEDPIEYVHNHKKSIISQREIGRDTDSFGNALRAALRQDPDVILVGEMRDFETISIALTAAETGHLVLGTLHTSSAPATIERIVDVFPAIQQPQVRSQLAGALLGVLSQRLLPTPDGNGRIAATEMLVNNKGIAHIIRSGKTHQISNMIQMGKNEGMHTMQAKIIQLISAGRVDSDVAESYLEEGSEL, via the coding sequence ATGGATCGAAAGGATTCTTATTTAGAAAGTGAGTTTGATTTAGAGTTGGAATCTAGTCTGGATTTAAACTTTAATAATTTGTATGAGATTGCTGATGAAATAAATGGGAATTTACAAGGTAAAAGTATAGCTGAAACGGTAATAAAACAGATTGAAGATCCCAAAGCTACTTTAGATGAGTGGCTGGCTTTAACTGTTTCGAAAGAAGTTTCCGATTTGCATCTTGTTGAAGGGATAGAGCCAATTTTTCGCTTAAATGGTGAGTTGGTTCCTATCCAAGGGACTCCTGTTCTTTATTCGGAAATGATTACTAAAATGGCTAGGTTAGTCTGTAACGATGAACAATGGGCCACTTTTTTGGCTGATGGTGAAATTGATTTAGCCTATGAATTAAAAGGAGCGGCTCGCTTCAGGATTAATATATTTCGTCAAAAAGATACAACCTCAATTGCGTTTCGTAGAATCCCGATTAAAATTCCCAATTTAACATCGTTGGGAATGCCGGATATTTTAAAAGATTTAATCCACAAATCGCAGGGATTATTTTTAGTAACGGGGCCTACGGGGTCAGGTAAATCAACGACATTGGCGGCCATGTTAGATTATTTAAATGATACAAAAAACACTCACATTTTAACATTGGAAGATCCTATTGAGTACGTTCATAACCACAAAAAATCTATTATCTCTCAAAGAGAAATTGGTCGTGATACGGATTCGTTTGGTAATGCACTGCGAGCAGCGCTGAGACAAGATCCAGATGTGATTTTGGTGGGCGAAATGCGTGATTTTGAAACTATTTCAATAGCGTTGACTGCTGCTGAAACAGGACATTTAGTTTTAGGAACGTTGCACACTTCAAGTGCACCAGCAACCATTGAAAGAATTGTCGACGTTTTCCCGGCTATTCAACAACCACAGGTGCGCTCACAACTAGCAGGAGCTTTACTAGGAGTTTTATCTCAACGATTATTACCGACTCCAGATGGAAATGGACGAATTGCAGCCACTGAAATGTTAGTGAATAACAAAGGAATTGCTCATATCATCCGATCAGGTAAAACTCATCAAATTAGTAATATGATTCAAATGGGTAAAAATGAGGGGATGCATACGATGCAAGCTAAAATTATTCAATTAATAAGTGCGGGGCGTGTTGATTCCGATGTTGCAGAAAGTTACTTAGAAGAAGGTAGTGAACTTTAA
- a CDS encoding GspE/PulE family protein, with protein sequence MEDNQYAENYDRSTSFDNDGLTNTSIDLFNHSIDKELLNLVPKSFAKEHSLIPLEVDYVNNSLTIAIGNTMNYSALNDLRLKTGMQIKPLGASESDIQQLIVRDYPSDISLDGFSVEAESLPYYDETEENHDSDDSPIIKLVNSLLRDAIDRKASDIHFDSQDKYMTVRVRLDGELQELKRLPKSVQAPVISRLKIISSLDITETRAPQDGRAVFKNGSKVVDLRVSVLPTIHGEKIVIRIMDRSVGIRELGDFKFEQQTLLELRQLLRQPHGIILVTGPTGSGKSSTLYAALNELNKPNVNIITVEDPVEYQLEGINQVAVNSDIGLSFASGLRSILRQDPNIVMLGEIRDGETAEIAIRASMTGHLVLSTIHTNDAASTVNRLIDMGVDPFLVANSLGGVLSQRLVKTICSNCKAEVPVTSEDATFLSKYNVFPTVMYKGTGCSKCRYSGYQGRMAIQELLVVTTEIRKMITSQVTSEELVDYLKEHGMRFLVNDGLEKVIAGYTTVEEIMKVVATES encoded by the coding sequence ATGGAAGACAATCAATATGCAGAGAATTACGATCGCTCAACAAGTTTTGATAACGATGGATTAACAAATACGTCAATTGATTTGTTTAATCATTCAATAGATAAAGAACTATTGAATCTAGTGCCTAAATCTTTTGCAAAAGAACATAGTTTAATTCCTTTGGAAGTAGATTATGTAAATAATAGTTTAACTATTGCGATTGGGAACACAATGAATTATTCAGCGTTAAATGATTTACGGTTAAAAACTGGTATGCAGATAAAACCTCTCGGAGCGAGCGAAAGTGATATCCAGCAATTAATTGTTAGGGATTACCCATCAGATATTAGTTTAGACGGCTTTAGTGTAGAGGCTGAATCGTTACCTTATTATGATGAGACAGAGGAAAATCATGACAGCGATGATTCACCAATTATTAAGTTAGTTAATAGTTTATTACGAGATGCGATTGACCGAAAAGCAAGCGATATCCACTTTGATTCACAAGATAAGTATATGACAGTTCGAGTTCGATTAGATGGTGAATTACAAGAGTTAAAACGTCTGCCAAAAAGTGTTCAAGCACCAGTTATTTCTCGATTGAAAATTATTTCTTCATTAGATATAACGGAGACGCGAGCTCCGCAAGATGGACGAGCTGTGTTCAAAAATGGCAGCAAAGTAGTCGATTTAAGGGTCTCAGTGTTACCAACAATTCATGGCGAAAAAATTGTTATTCGGATTATGGACAGGTCTGTTGGGATAAGAGAATTGGGAGATTTTAAATTTGAACAACAAACATTATTAGAGTTACGTCAGTTATTGCGGCAACCACATGGCATTATTCTCGTTACTGGACCAACAGGTTCGGGTAAATCATCAACACTTTATGCAGCATTGAATGAATTAAACAAACCTAACGTCAATATTATTACAGTTGAAGATCCGGTTGAATATCAATTGGAAGGAATTAATCAAGTAGCTGTTAACAGTGATATCGGCTTGAGTTTCGCTAGCGGACTTCGTTCTATTTTAAGGCAGGATCCAAACATCGTAATGTTAGGAGAAATTCGTGATGGTGAAACAGCTGAAATTGCTATTAGAGCATCAATGACGGGACATTTAGTTTTATCAACAATTCATACAAACGATGCGGCAAGTACGGTTAACCGACTAATTGACATGGGTGTAGACCCGTTCTTGGTAGCCAATTCATTAGGTGGAGTTTTATCACAACGCTTAGTTAAGACGATTTGTTCCAACTGTAAAGCGGAGGTACCAGTTACTAGTGAAGATGCGACTTTTTTAAGTAAATATAATGTGTTTCCAACGGTCATGTATAAAGGTACAGGGTGTTCTAAATGCAGATATAGCGGGTATCAAGGCCGTATGGCTATTCAAGAATTATTAGTTGTAACAACTGAAATTAGAAAAATGATCACGTCTCAAGTGACTAGTGAAGAGTTAGTTGACTATTTAAAAGAACATGGGATGCGCTTTTTAGTAAATGATGGTCTTGAAAAAGTTATTGCTGGTTATACAACAGTTGAGGAGATAATGAAAGTTGTCGCAACAGAATCATAA
- a CDS encoding PulJ/GspJ family protein, with protein sequence MNKFLKDERGVSLIELIGVTVLLGVMSILISGIFFTTVKTTDIQGEKVQIQQAANNMFAQMESISKIKNIYKDAGYLGKFTGVDWHKAHIIKPLAEDAATGEWLAMKDEEQGTNKIAITNINDTLNKTKTTYQIKNPKIKIKILQQKNENEVTNTQYKTPNYRDTFSIQTTVMVLFYKDDINFSEYYEAESGTWEFDKLSKLTNTVYSRKSVMYYRDDDKAKGDVPGDGRW encoded by the coding sequence GTGGAGTGTCCTTAATAGAGTTGATAGGGGTCACTGTTCTTTTGGGAGTCATGTCAATATTAATATCAGGTATTTTTTTCACCACTGTAAAAACAACGGATATTCAAGGTGAAAAAGTTCAAATACAGCAGGCTGCTAATAACATGTTTGCTCAAATGGAGAGTATTAGTAAAATTAAAAACATTTATAAAGATGCCGGTTATTTGGGGAAATTTACAGGTGTGGATTGGCATAAAGCCCATATTATTAAACCTTTAGCTGAAGATGCAGCGACGGGGGAATGGTTGGCGATGAAAGATGAGGAGCAAGGCACGAATAAAATTGCTATAACAAATATAAATGACACATTAAACAAAACTAAAACGACTTACCAAATTAAGAATCCCAAGATCAAAATTAAAATACTACAACAAAAAAATGAAAATGAAGTAACCAACACGCAATATAAAACCCCTAATTATCGTGATACATTTTCGATTCAAACAACGGTAATGGTTTTATTTTACAAAGATGATATTAACTTTTCTGAGTATTATGAAGCAGAATCAGGGACTTGGGAGTTTGATAAACTTTCTAAATTGACTAATACGGTCTATTCAAGAAAATCTGTTATGTATTATCGTGATGATGACAAGGCGAAAGGAGATGTTCCGGGAGATGGTAGATGGTAG